The following are from one region of the Sandaracinus amylolyticus genome:
- a CDS encoding J domain-containing protein, whose translation MSDDRLDQLDYYDLLQVEPTSTVDDVRRAFHAFAAKYHPDRFAGAPAEKQERAAQIYRRGAEAYRVLLDPEQRRIYEAQRARGKLRLDPEEKTDRGNGPATGGLAIRSPRARPFAQKATEAFKKGDWATARLNLKLAMQHEPDNALLQARLAEVEQRLRAR comes from the coding sequence ATGAGCGACGACCGGCTGGACCAATTGGACTACTACGACCTGCTGCAGGTCGAGCCGACGTCGACGGTCGACGACGTGCGGCGCGCGTTCCACGCGTTCGCGGCGAAGTACCACCCCGACCGCTTCGCGGGCGCGCCGGCCGAGAAACAGGAGCGCGCCGCGCAGATCTACCGGCGCGGGGCCGAGGCGTACCGCGTGCTCCTCGACCCCGAGCAGCGCCGCATCTACGAGGCCCAGCGCGCCCGCGGGAAGCTCCGCCTCGACCCCGAGGAGAAGACCGATCGCGGCAACGGGCCGGCGACCGGCGGCCTCGCGATCCGTTCGCCGCGCGCGCGTCCGTTCGCGCAGAAGGCGACGGAAGCATTCAAGAAGGGCGACTGGGCGACGGCGCGGCTCAACCTGAAGCTCGCGATGCAGCACGAGCCCGACAACGCCCTCCTGCAGGCGCGGCTCGCCGAAGTGGAGCAGAGGCTTCGCGCGAGGTAG
- a CDS encoding Hsp70 family protein: MASPVLGIDLGTTNSVVAVAEGQRAQVLMDAEGNRLIPSVVSFHPAGDVLVGYPARERRLLDAKNTIYSVKRLIGRPYRSIEVQRAQERFPFALTEAPNQGVTVQARGEAYTLPEISAFVLREVRRIAEQALGTECTRAVITVPANFTELQRSATKAAGKIAGLEVLRILNEPTAAALAYGYGRGSRERIAIYDMGGGTFDVTILELAGDVFEVMSTAGDTFLGGDDVDVLIAEKMADAFLAHHRFDPRQDPQAYERLRAAAEWSKCQLSSEEEVHLRVEELAYGEGGVSLDLTFGLSRDALEQMVRPLISRTFDVCEEAMRTAGVRPTQLDNVILVGGSTRMPIVRRLVAEYFGREPLATIDPDLVVAQGAALQGWALRGSTASVPPPAALGKVALKRVTQTELKAVQRRAELEDEIAAQRPVGPAFQPREQAAPPPPPDDSWLGPRTSDEDETLVRRSPFERSSLPPPPAKNEPVAVPPPPPLPAKPAVAPPKPPLPAIPGVVAARSVVVGKAAPPPPRPVAARPVPEFRDPPSAPQVKPREPAALPPAPAQPSAPIASGWSSPPPPPESVRPPLLLDVTPHSLGVETVGGFCEHVIKRNAAIPVEQTRVFSTATDMQDSVRVRVVQGESRRLEDNQPLGEIELSGLRQALRGAVKIGVTFLMDADGTLGVKAKDLDTGREQSIRIQLVGGMSDADIQKMAARQQQMVG, from the coding sequence ATGGCGTCTCCCGTCCTCGGAATCGACCTCGGCACCACCAACAGCGTCGTCGCCGTCGCGGAGGGCCAACGTGCGCAGGTGCTGATGGACGCCGAGGGGAATCGCCTGATCCCCTCGGTCGTGTCGTTCCATCCCGCAGGCGACGTGCTCGTCGGGTACCCCGCGCGCGAGCGTCGTCTCCTCGACGCGAAGAACACGATCTACTCGGTGAAGCGCCTGATCGGGCGCCCCTATCGCAGCATCGAGGTGCAGCGTGCGCAGGAGCGCTTCCCGTTCGCGCTGACCGAGGCGCCGAACCAGGGCGTGACGGTGCAGGCGCGCGGCGAGGCGTACACGCTGCCCGAGATCAGCGCGTTCGTGCTGCGCGAGGTGCGTCGCATCGCGGAGCAGGCGCTCGGCACCGAGTGCACACGCGCCGTGATCACGGTGCCCGCGAACTTCACCGAGCTGCAGCGCAGCGCGACGAAGGCCGCCGGGAAGATCGCGGGGCTCGAGGTGCTGCGCATCTTGAACGAGCCGACCGCTGCCGCGCTGGCGTACGGCTACGGACGGGGATCGCGCGAGCGGATCGCGATCTACGACATGGGCGGCGGCACGTTCGACGTGACGATCCTCGAGCTCGCGGGCGACGTGTTCGAGGTGATGTCGACCGCGGGCGACACGTTCCTCGGCGGCGACGACGTCGACGTGCTGATCGCGGAGAAGATGGCGGACGCGTTCCTCGCGCATCACCGCTTCGATCCGCGCCAGGATCCGCAGGCCTACGAGCGACTGCGCGCCGCGGCCGAGTGGAGCAAGTGCCAGCTCTCGAGCGAAGAGGAAGTGCACCTGCGCGTCGAGGAGCTCGCGTACGGCGAGGGCGGCGTTTCGCTCGATCTCACGTTCGGTCTCTCGCGCGACGCGCTCGAGCAGATGGTGCGCCCGTTGATCTCGCGCACGTTCGACGTGTGCGAGGAGGCGATGCGCACCGCGGGGGTGCGGCCCACGCAGCTCGACAACGTGATCCTCGTCGGCGGCAGCACGCGCATGCCGATCGTGCGGCGGCTGGTCGCGGAGTACTTCGGGCGCGAGCCGCTCGCGACGATCGATCCCGACCTCGTGGTCGCGCAGGGCGCGGCGCTGCAGGGATGGGCGCTGCGCGGGAGCACGGCGTCGGTGCCGCCGCCCGCGGCGCTCGGCAAGGTCGCGCTCAAGCGCGTCACGCAGACCGAGCTCAAGGCGGTGCAGCGACGCGCCGAGCTCGAGGACGAGATCGCGGCCCAGCGCCCGGTCGGTCCCGCGTTCCAGCCGCGCGAGCAGGCGGCTCCGCCTCCTCCGCCGGACGACTCGTGGCTCGGGCCGCGCACCAGCGACGAGGACGAGACGCTGGTGCGGCGATCGCCGTTCGAGCGCTCGTCGCTCCCGCCGCCCCCGGCCAAGAACGAGCCCGTCGCGGTGCCGCCTCCGCCTCCGTTGCCCGCGAAGCCCGCCGTCGCGCCGCCGAAGCCGCCGCTCCCGGCGATCCCCGGCGTGGTCGCGGCGCGCTCGGTCGTGGTGGGCAAGGCCGCGCCGCCTCCGCCGCGCCCGGTCGCCGCGCGGCCGGTCCCGGAGTTCCGTGATCCGCCGAGCGCGCCGCAGGTGAAGCCGCGCGAGCCCGCCGCGCTGCCGCCCGCGCCGGCGCAGCCGAGCGCGCCGATCGCGAGCGGTTGGTCGTCGCCGCCTCCGCCGCCGGAGTCGGTGCGTCCGCCGCTGCTGCTCGACGTCACGCCGCACTCGCTGGGCGTCGAGACGGTCGGCGGTTTCTGCGAGCACGTCATCAAGCGCAACGCGGCGATCCCGGTCGAGCAGACGCGCGTGTTCTCGACCGCGACGGACATGCAGGACAGCGTGCGCGTGCGCGTCGTGCAGGGAGAGTCGCGGCGCCTCGAGGACAACCAGCCGCTCGGCGAGATCGAGCTCTCCGGGCTGCGTCAGGCGCTGCGCGGCGCGGTGAAGATCGGCGTGACGTTCCTGATGGACGCCGACGGAACGCTCGGCGTGAAGGCGAAGGATCTCGACACCGGGCGCGAGCAGTCGATCCGCATCCAGCTCGTCGGCGGCATGAGCGACGCGGACATCCAGAAGATGGCCGCGCGTCAGCAGCAGATGGTCGGATGA
- a CDS encoding GFA family protein, protein MSAVHGRGRCLCGAISFEVHAPMREVSFCHCGMCRRVHGYAGAYTTALVDSFVLHDAQGALRWYRSSEHVQRGFCGTCGTTLFWQHEGSKVRGVTAGSLDAPTGLRAGVHIHVADKGDWYELPDDGLERRQGSFS, encoded by the coding sequence GTGAGCGCGGTGCACGGGCGCGGGCGCTGTCTGTGCGGCGCGATCTCGTTCGAGGTGCACGCGCCGATGCGCGAGGTCTCGTTCTGTCACTGCGGGATGTGCCGGCGGGTGCATGGCTACGCGGGCGCGTACACGACCGCGCTCGTCGACTCGTTCGTGCTGCACGACGCGCAGGGCGCGCTGCGCTGGTATCGCTCGTCGGAGCACGTGCAGCGCGGGTTCTGCGGGACGTGCGGCACGACGTTGTTCTGGCAGCACGAGGGCTCGAAGGTGCGCGGTGTGACCGCGGGCTCGCTCGATGCACCGACGGGACTGCGCGCGGGCGTGCACATCCACGTCGCGGACAAGGGCGACTGGTACGAGCTGCCAGACGACGGTCTCGAGCGACGCCAGGGCAGCTTCTCGTGA
- a CDS encoding GFA family protein, with protein MSDAARAHHTGRCLCGAISYEVRAPLRALSFCHCSICRRQHSHVGAYASAERDAFVVHDPQGALRWYRSSHDVQRGFCGTCGSGLFFDRATEREREVTAGSLDAPTGVRVESHIWVGSKGDYYEIPDDGLARFEEEPE; from the coding sequence ATGAGCGACGCGGCGCGCGCGCACCACACGGGACGCTGCCTCTGCGGCGCGATCTCGTACGAGGTGCGCGCGCCGCTGCGCGCGCTCTCGTTCTGTCACTGCTCGATCTGTCGTCGCCAGCACTCGCACGTCGGCGCGTATGCGAGCGCGGAGCGCGACGCGTTCGTGGTGCACGATCCGCAGGGCGCGCTGCGCTGGTATCGCTCGTCGCACGACGTGCAGCGCGGGTTCTGCGGCACCTGCGGGTCGGGGCTGTTCTTCGATCGCGCGACCGAGCGCGAGCGCGAGGTGACCGCGGGCTCGCTCGATGCGCCGACCGGCGTGCGCGTCGAGAGCCACATCTGGGTCGGGAGCAAGGGCGACTACTACGAGATCCCGGACGACGGGCTCGCGCGCTTCGAAGAGGAGCCCGAGTGA